The nucleotide window TTTGGCTCCAGCAGGACACCCGCCCCCCATCAATAAATGTAGAGGCGGTCGGAAATGGCAGCGGGCATGTGGGTCATGACCTGCATGCGCAGCCACCAGTAGTAGTCCATGGGGTGGTAACGGGTGTAGGGCGTGGTGGAGATGAGGGCGTGGGCAATGCTCTCAACGACGGGAGATGTGTCTGTGGCGCCGCTGTTGCAATATGACTCCATCTTGGCAATCTGCTCGTCAAAGTACTTCCGCCCATAGTCGCGGCGGACGATTTCGGGCAGCTCGTCCCACATCTTGTCGGCGATGGACTTGATGCGCTCGGGGCTGTAGAGGCTGGTGCCGGCAATGAAGTTCCCCGGTTCCACGATGCAAACCTTCACATCATGTGGGCGCATCTCATAGCGCAGGCAATCAGAGAAGGCCTCCACCCCAAACTTGGTGATGCAGTACGGGGAACGGGCAGGGTTGGCCATCCGGCCCATCATGCTGCTGATGTTAACGACACGGCCTGTGGGGTGAAGACACAGGGAGGGAAGCAGGGCACAGGGGGCACAGCCCATGGCAAAACTCAAGGCAGCCCTGCCCAGCCTCGCTCAGAGGATGCAGCCTTGCTGGGGCTGGAAGAAGAAAGCCCGGGCATCCCTCCTTCCGCAACCTCCCCCACCCGTCCCTTTGCTGGCAGCTGGGAAGAGCCATGACGGAGCCCTGTGGCCCCACCTCCCAGGGTGGAGGAAGCCCTCGAGGGCCACAGGCTGAACCCTCACTCACCTTTGGCTCTCCGGATAAGGGG belongs to Candoia aspera isolate rCanAsp1 chromosome 6, rCanAsp1.hap2, whole genome shotgun sequence and includes:
- the BDH1 gene encoding D-beta-hydroxybutyrate dehydrogenase, mitochondrial isoform X2 encodes the protein MAIILAAARIAQPLARLALKAPHCRDGATTGLRLLPELQVVASAWRSQRCYGTEVEEEQGRGGSKDLDNMKSDRMRTIQLNVCDSEEVARAVDHVSSTLKDPQTGVWGLVNNAGISTFGEVEFTSMDTYKEVAEVNLWGTIRTTKAFLPLIRRAKGRVVNISSMMGRMANPARSPYCITKFGVEAFSDCLRYEMRPHDVKVCIVEPGNFIAGTSLYSPERIKSIADKMWDELPEIVRRDYGRKYFDEQIAKMESYCNSGATDTSPVVESIAHALISTTPYTRYHPMDYYWWLRMQVMTHMPAAISDRLYIY